One Antiquaquibacter oligotrophicus genomic region harbors:
- the dnaB gene encoding replicative DNA helicase, which translates to MSIAHLGLAGDQRPAQDAPGARTDRVPPHDLLAEQSTIGGMLLSKDAVADAVESVRGADFYLPKHETIFDAILTLYSHGEPTDVIAVTDELTKTGLLGRAGGAEYLHTLTALVPTAANAGFYASIVAEKAVLRRLVEAGTRIVQMGYASEGEVVDLVNNAQAEIYGVTGGVESEDYVPLTDAVTSAIDEIEAARGRDGQMIGVPTGFSELDELTNGLHPGQMIIIAARPAIGKSTLGLDIARAAAIKHNMPTIVFSLEMGRSEIAMRLLSAEASVPLQHMRKGTVHQNDWTTIAQTRGRINDAPLYIDDSPNMTLVEIRAKCRRLKQRIGLKMVIIDYLQLMTSGKKVESRQQEVSEFSRALKLLAKELEVPVIAISQLNRGPEQRADKKPALSDLRESGSIEQDADMVILLHRESAYEADNARAGEADLIVAKHRNGPTRTITVAFTGHFSRFGDMAPS; encoded by the coding sequence TTGTCGATCGCGCACTTGGGTCTGGCGGGGGATCAGCGTCCTGCGCAGGATGCTCCCGGCGCTCGCACCGACCGTGTTCCACCCCACGATCTCCTTGCCGAACAGAGCACCATCGGCGGAATGCTTCTCAGCAAGGATGCCGTGGCCGACGCCGTCGAGTCCGTGCGCGGAGCAGACTTCTACCTTCCCAAGCACGAGACGATCTTCGACGCGATCCTCACCCTGTACTCGCACGGTGAACCGACCGACGTCATCGCGGTCACCGACGAACTCACCAAGACCGGTCTCCTCGGTCGTGCGGGCGGCGCTGAGTACCTTCACACCCTCACCGCCCTCGTCCCTACGGCGGCCAACGCCGGCTTCTACGCGTCGATCGTTGCCGAGAAGGCCGTGCTGCGCCGACTCGTCGAGGCGGGCACCCGCATCGTGCAGATGGGCTACGCGAGCGAAGGCGAGGTCGTCGACCTCGTCAACAATGCCCAAGCCGAAATCTACGGCGTCACCGGCGGGGTCGAGAGCGAAGACTACGTTCCGCTTACCGACGCCGTCACGAGCGCCATCGACGAGATCGAGGCTGCGCGCGGTCGCGACGGCCAGATGATCGGTGTGCCGACCGGATTCAGTGAACTCGACGAGCTCACCAACGGACTCCACCCCGGGCAGATGATCATCATCGCGGCACGTCCCGCCATCGGTAAGTCGACCCTCGGCCTCGACATTGCCCGCGCCGCCGCGATCAAGCACAACATGCCGACGATCGTGTTCTCCCTCGAGATGGGTCGCAGTGAGATCGCCATGCGACTGCTGTCGGCCGAGGCATCCGTTCCCCTGCAGCACATGCGTAAAGGAACCGTGCACCAGAACGACTGGACGACCATCGCCCAGACGCGTGGGCGCATCAACGACGCGCCCCTGTACATCGACGACAGCCCCAACATGACCCTCGTCGAGATCCGCGCGAAGTGCCGCCGCCTCAAGCAGCGCATCGGGCTCAAGATGGTCATCATCGACTACCTGCAGCTCATGACGAGCGGCAAGAAAGTCGAATCGCGCCAGCAAGAGGTGTCCGAGTTCTCGCGTGCGCTCAAGCTGCTCGCGAAGGAGCTCGAGGTGCCCGTCATCGCGATCTCGCAGCTGAATCGTGGACCGGAACAGCGAGCCGACAAGAAGCCCGCACTCTCCGACCTCCGCGAGTCCGGCTCGATCGAGCAGGACGCCGACATGGTGATCCTGCTCCACCGTGAGAGCGCGTACGAGGCCGACAATGCGCGCGCCGGAGAAGCGGACCTCATCGTCGCCAAGCACCGCAACGGACCGACCCGCACCATTACCGTGGCGTTCACGGGACA